Proteins encoded within one genomic window of Couchioplanes caeruleus:
- a CDS encoding CoA transferase — protein sequence MDTTQHPGATAGIGAFDEVSAQAAYGLMAVHGRATGRPQRIGVDYLTAATLIVAAQGTLAAKLSGLRGRPVAHVSVDPASVALLTVSQYLAAATAADPEHTERFEEPGTPPPFCTIDGIRVELETLDPEPWWTLWTGLQVAPRLVDAGWRAFVTRYATAAAPLPPELHEAVAGLTYADLVRAARASGVAVQPVRSHAQRLTDPDVGDDPWSISVTTDAVRPAAAAHPGGLPLAGLTVVEAGRRIQGPLAAHLLGLLGARVIRVEPAGGDPLRGMPPMVDDCSARFLALNRGKRVVTARLRTRAGQDAVRELAAEADVFLHNWAPGKAAAFGLDSADLAKVNPALVYAYASGWGDARGPGAPPGTDFTVQAYAGLGEYLRPRDEPRAGSLMTLLDVLGGLVAAEGVLAALVARHIDGRGRRVDSSLLSASGVLQTPTLSGRRPARPAWGPLGAPVATRDGYVVAPRTPAGYDDPALPVALAQVSTDEALRALHADGVPAVRVRTDLAELAADPAVRPLLDIDGCAFVRAPWRFLP from the coding sequence GTGGACACGACACAGCACCCGGGGGCCACCGCCGGGATCGGCGCGTTCGACGAGGTGAGCGCTCAGGCGGCGTACGGGCTGATGGCCGTGCACGGCCGCGCCACCGGCCGCCCGCAACGCATCGGCGTCGACTATCTGACCGCCGCGACCCTGATCGTCGCCGCCCAGGGAACCCTCGCCGCCAAGCTGTCCGGCCTGCGGGGACGCCCGGTCGCACACGTCTCGGTCGACCCGGCCTCGGTCGCCCTGCTGACCGTCTCGCAGTATCTCGCCGCGGCGACCGCGGCCGACCCCGAGCACACGGAACGGTTCGAGGAGCCGGGCACGCCACCGCCGTTCTGCACGATCGACGGGATCCGCGTCGAACTGGAGACGCTCGACCCCGAGCCGTGGTGGACACTGTGGACCGGGCTGCAGGTGGCGCCCCGGCTGGTCGACGCCGGGTGGCGCGCCTTCGTGACCCGCTATGCGACCGCGGCCGCGCCGCTTCCGCCCGAGCTGCACGAGGCCGTCGCGGGGCTGACGTACGCCGACCTGGTGCGCGCGGCCCGGGCGTCCGGCGTCGCGGTGCAGCCGGTGCGCTCGCACGCGCAACGGCTGACCGATCCCGACGTCGGCGACGATCCCTGGTCGATCAGCGTCACCACCGACGCGGTACGGCCCGCCGCGGCGGCGCACCCCGGCGGCCTGCCGCTGGCGGGCCTGACCGTGGTGGAGGCCGGGCGGCGCATCCAGGGCCCGCTCGCCGCGCACCTGCTGGGCCTGCTCGGCGCCCGGGTGATCCGGGTCGAGCCGGCCGGCGGCGATCCGCTGCGCGGCATGCCGCCCATGGTGGACGACTGCTCGGCGCGGTTCCTCGCCCTCAACCGGGGCAAGCGGGTCGTGACGGCCCGCCTGCGCACCAGGGCAGGTCAGGACGCGGTCCGCGAGCTGGCCGCCGAAGCCGACGTGTTCCTGCACAACTGGGCGCCGGGCAAGGCCGCCGCCTTCGGCCTCGACAGCGCGGACCTGGCGAAGGTCAACCCCGCTCTGGTGTACGCGTACGCGTCCGGCTGGGGCGACGCGCGCGGTCCCGGCGCGCCACCCGGCACCGACTTCACCGTGCAGGCGTACGCCGGGCTCGGCGAGTATCTGCGCCCCCGCGACGAGCCGCGCGCAGGATCGCTGATGACGCTGCTCGACGTGCTCGGCGGGCTGGTCGCGGCCGAAGGCGTGCTCGCCGCGCTGGTCGCCCGGCACATCGACGGACGCGGCCGCCGGGTGGACAGCAGCCTGCTCTCCGCCTCCGGGGTCCTGCAGACTCCCACGCTGAGCGGGCGGCGGCCGGCCCGACCGGCATGGGGACCGCTCGGCGCCCCCGTGGCGACCCGCGACGGATACGTGGTGGCGCCGCGGACGCCCGCCGGATACGACGATCCCGCGCTGCCGGTGGCCCTCGCACAGGTGAGCACCGACGAGGCGCTCCGCGCGCTGCACGCCGACGGTGTGCCCGCCGTCCGCGTCCGCACCGACCTGGCCGAGCTGGCCGCCGATCCCGCCGTACGTCCGCTGCTCGACATCGACGGCTGCGCCTTCGTCCGCGCGCCCTGGAGGTTCCTGCCATGA
- a CDS encoding class I adenylate-forming enzyme family protein → MTVLATHDLVPAPLRRWWAQAGYYPGEGIYALFARHARAHPHRSAVIDDDGEISYAELDDLALRLAAGLRDLGLRPGEVVATQLPSGRQSVAVDLAAAALGAVVLAYPVGRGRRDTLALLVRSRAAVAVVAAKAGDVAYADQLDALRDRLPDLRTVVVAGGSGPDSLEALAAGRRLEALPPVDASGPARILVSSGSEAAPKMIVYSHDALTGGRGAFIGSLHDGDRPMRNLFLVPLGSSFGSSGTAVTLARHGGTLIVAGRFETGRALELIDRHEPHLVFGVATMFAMMLDHPRLARTGTSSLRAMVAGGSRIDPATVAAVRERFGCAVVNCYGSADGVNCTTDPAEPPREIHEAVGRPNSAVAAIRIVGENGRDVPAGEVGEIWGLGPMSPLCYVDPEFDGRYRTDGGWARTGDLGRIDEHGYLHVVGRRNEIVIRGGRNLSPVEVELLLAQHPAVRQVACVGVPDRLMGERMGACIAVREGAEPPTLTTLAAYLSGVHGLETAKLPERLAVLGELPLTAAGKIDKRWLREHLAGSAT, encoded by the coding sequence ATGACGGTGCTCGCCACGCACGATCTCGTTCCCGCCCCGCTACGCCGCTGGTGGGCACAGGCCGGGTACTACCCGGGCGAGGGGATCTACGCCTTGTTCGCGCGGCACGCCCGCGCCCATCCGCACCGCAGCGCGGTCATCGACGACGACGGGGAGATCAGCTACGCCGAGCTGGACGACCTGGCGCTGCGCCTGGCCGCCGGCCTGCGTGACCTCGGCCTGCGCCCCGGCGAGGTCGTCGCCACCCAGTTGCCCAGCGGCCGACAGTCCGTGGCGGTGGATCTGGCGGCGGCGGCGCTCGGTGCGGTGGTCCTGGCGTACCCGGTGGGCCGCGGTCGCCGCGACACGCTGGCGCTGCTGGTCCGCTCCCGGGCCGCGGTCGCGGTGGTGGCGGCCAAGGCGGGCGACGTCGCGTACGCCGACCAGCTCGACGCCCTGCGCGATCGGCTGCCGGACCTGCGGACGGTCGTCGTCGCGGGCGGATCCGGTCCAGACAGCCTGGAAGCGCTCGCCGCCGGGCGCCGCCTCGAGGCGCTGCCGCCGGTCGACGCGTCGGGACCGGCGCGGATCCTGGTCTCGTCCGGCTCCGAGGCCGCGCCCAAGATGATCGTCTACTCCCACGACGCGCTGACCGGGGGCCGGGGCGCGTTCATCGGGTCGCTGCACGACGGCGACCGGCCGATGCGCAACCTGTTCCTGGTGCCGCTCGGCTCGTCGTTCGGCTCCTCCGGGACCGCGGTGACGCTGGCCCGGCACGGCGGCACACTCATCGTGGCGGGCCGGTTCGAGACCGGCCGGGCCCTGGAGCTCATCGACCGGCACGAGCCCCACCTCGTCTTCGGCGTGGCGACGATGTTCGCGATGATGCTCGACCATCCACGCCTCGCCCGGACCGGCACGTCGTCGCTGCGGGCCATGGTGGCGGGCGGCTCCCGCATCGACCCGGCCACCGTCGCGGCGGTCCGCGAGCGGTTCGGCTGCGCGGTCGTCAACTGCTACGGCTCCGCCGACGGCGTCAACTGCACCACCGACCCGGCCGAGCCGCCCAGGGAGATCCACGAGGCGGTGGGCCGCCCGAACAGCGCCGTGGCGGCGATCCGCATCGTCGGCGAGAACGGTCGCGACGTGCCCGCCGGTGAGGTCGGCGAGATCTGGGGGCTGGGGCCGATGAGTCCCCTGTGCTACGTCGACCCGGAATTCGACGGCCGCTACCGTACGGACGGCGGCTGGGCCCGTACCGGCGACCTCGGCCGCATCGACGAGCACGGCTACCTGCACGTGGTGGGCCGCCGCAACGAGATCGTCATCCGGGGCGGGCGCAACCTGTCGCCGGTCGAGGTCGAGCTGCTGCTGGCCCAGCATCCGGCCGTACGCCAGGTCGCCTGCGTGGGCGTGCCGGACCGGCTGATGGGCGAGCGGATGGGCGCCTGCATCGCCGTCCGGGAGGGTGCCGAACCGCCCACCCTGACCACGCTCGCCGCCTACCTCAGCGGCGTGCACGGGCTCGAGACGGCGAAGCTCCCCGA